A section of the Enterobacter sp. C2 genome encodes:
- the fre gene encoding NAD(P)H-flavin reductase — protein MTTLSCKVTSVEAITDTVYRVRLVPDAAFSFRAGQYLMVVMDERDKRPFSMASTPDEQAFIELHIGASELNLYAMAVMDRILKEREIVIDIPHGDAWLRDDEERPLILIAGGTGFSYVRSILLTALARNPARDITIYWGGREEKHLYDLSELQALAVTHPNLKVVPVVEQPEEAWQGRSGTVLTAVLQDFGTLAEHDIYIAGRFEMAKIARDLFCNERGAREDRLFGDAFAFI, from the coding sequence ATGACAACCTTAAGCTGTAAAGTGACTTCGGTAGAAGCTATCACCGATACCGTATACCGTGTTCGTCTTGTACCGGACGCGGCGTTTTCTTTTCGCGCCGGGCAATATTTGATGGTGGTGATGGACGAGCGCGATAAGCGTCCGTTCTCCATGGCATCCACGCCGGATGAGCAGGCGTTCATCGAGCTGCACATCGGTGCTTCTGAGCTGAACCTCTATGCGATGGCGGTAATGGACCGGATCCTGAAAGAGCGCGAAATTGTTATCGATATTCCGCACGGCGATGCCTGGCTGCGCGATGACGAAGAGCGTCCGCTGATCCTGATTGCAGGTGGGACCGGCTTCTCCTACGTGCGCTCGATTCTGCTGACCGCGCTGGCGCGTAACCCGGCACGTGATATCACCATCTACTGGGGCGGACGCGAAGAGAAGCACCTGTACGATCTCTCTGAGCTGCAAGCTTTAGCGGTGACCCACCCCAATCTGAAGGTGGTGCCGGTGGTTGAACAGCCGGAAGAGGCGTGGCAAGGCCGCAGCGGCACGGTATTGACCGCGGTACTTCAGGATTTCGGCACGCTGGCCGAGCATGATATCTATATTGCCGGACGTTTCGAAATGGCAAAAATCGCCCGGGACCTCTTCTGCAACGAACGCGGCGCGCGGGAAGATCGTCTCTTCGGCGACGCTTTCGCTTTTATCTAA
- the birA gene encoding bifunctional biotin--[acetyl-CoA-carboxylase] ligase/biotin operon repressor BirA yields MKDNTIPLTLISILADGEFHSGEQLGERLGMSRAAINKHIQTLRDWGVDVFTVPGKGYSLPEPIQLLSQDFISSQINQGQVAVLPVIDSTNQYLLDRIGTLQSGDACVAEYQQAGRGRRGRKWFSPFGANLYLSMYWRLEQGPAAAIGLSLVIGIVMAEVLRDLGASQVRVKWPNDLYLQDRKLAGILVELTGKTGDAAQIVIGAGINLAMRKVESDVINQGWINLQEAGIAIDRNTLAARLINELRAALELFEQEGLTPYLSRWEKLDNFINRPVKLIIGDKEIVGISRGIDTQGALLLEQDGATKAWMGGEISLRSAE; encoded by the coding sequence GTGAAGGACAATACTATTCCATTAACCCTGATTTCAATTTTAGCCGACGGCGAATTCCATTCAGGAGAGCAGCTGGGTGAACGCCTGGGAATGAGCCGGGCAGCCATTAATAAGCACATTCAGACCCTACGCGACTGGGGCGTTGATGTCTTTACCGTTCCGGGAAAAGGCTACAGCCTACCGGAGCCTATCCAGCTGTTAAGCCAGGATTTTATTAGTAGTCAGATAAACCAGGGCCAGGTTGCCGTGCTGCCGGTTATTGATTCAACGAATCAGTATCTGCTGGATCGTATCGGCACCTTACAGTCAGGCGATGCCTGCGTTGCCGAGTATCAGCAGGCGGGGCGGGGTCGGCGCGGGCGTAAGTGGTTCTCTCCTTTTGGCGCAAACCTCTATCTCTCCATGTACTGGCGTCTTGAACAGGGCCCCGCTGCCGCGATTGGCCTGAGCCTGGTGATCGGTATCGTGATGGCAGAAGTGCTGCGCGATCTGGGTGCCAGCCAGGTGCGCGTCAAATGGCCCAACGATCTCTATCTACAGGATCGCAAACTGGCCGGTATTCTCGTTGAGCTGACGGGAAAGACGGGCGATGCGGCACAGATCGTTATTGGGGCTGGGATCAATCTGGCGATGCGGAAGGTTGAGTCTGACGTTATTAACCAGGGATGGATCAATCTTCAGGAAGCGGGGATCGCCATCGATCGTAATACCCTTGCCGCACGGCTAATTAACGAGTTACGCGCTGCGCTGGAGCTGTTCGAGCAGGAGGGGTTAACCCCTTATCTTTCCCGCTGGGAAAAGTTGGATAACTTTATTAACCGTCCGGTCAAACTTATTATTGGTGATAAAGAGATAGTGGGTATTTCACGCGGAATTGATACACAAGGCGCGCTGCTACTTGAGCAGGACGGAGCGACTAAAGCGTGGATGGGCGGTGAAATTTCGTTAAGAAGCGCGGAATAA
- the hemG gene encoding menaquinone-dependent protoporphyrinogen IX dehydrogenase, producing MKTLILFSTRDGQTREIASSIASELSELGVYSDVVNLNRTESIAWGEYDRVVIGASIRYGHFHPAVDRFVKKHLQHLNALPSAFYAVNLVARKPEKSSPQTNSYTRKFLLNSPWQPDRCAVFAGALRYPRYSWYDRIMIRLIMKMTGGETDTRKEVVYTDWSRVSEFAREIAQLTSKSVAKQA from the coding sequence ATGAAAACGTTGATTCTATTCTCCACCCGTGACGGGCAAACCCGTGAGATCGCCTCCAGTATCGCCTCCGAGCTAAGCGAGCTCGGCGTCTATTCCGATGTGGTTAACCTTAACCGCACGGAATCTATTGCCTGGGGAGAGTATGACCGCGTGGTTATCGGGGCGTCGATTCGCTACGGTCACTTTCATCCGGCCGTGGATCGGTTTGTGAAAAAACATCTACAGCACCTTAATGCGCTGCCCAGTGCCTTTTACGCCGTTAACCTGGTGGCGCGTAAACCAGAGAAGAGCTCGCCACAAACCAATAGCTATACGCGTAAGTTTTTATTGAACTCACCCTGGCAGCCGGATCGCTGTGCGGTGTTTGCCGGTGCCCTGCGCTATCCACGTTACTCCTGGTATGACCGGATCATGATCCGCCTGATTATGAAGATGACCGGGGGAGAAACGGATACGCGTAAAGAGGTGGTTTATACCGACTGGTCACGCGTAAGCGAATTTGCGCGCGAAATCGCACAATTAACCAGCAAATCGGTGGCAAAGCAGGCGTAA
- the fadB gene encoding fatty acid oxidation complex subunit alpha FadB, whose protein sequence is MLYKGDTLYLDWLENGIAELVFAAPGSVNKLDTATVASLGQALDVLEKSPDLTGLLLRSDKAAFIVGADITEFLSLFQVPEEQLSQWLHFANSVFNRLEDLPVPTISAVNGYALGGGCECVLATDYRLATPDLRIGLPETRLGIMPGFGGSVRMPRLLGADSALEIIAAGKDVGAEQALKIGLVDGIVAAEKLRDGALAVLRQAIEGDLDWRAKRQPKLEPLKLSKIEAAMSFTIAKGMVMQTAGKHYPAPLTAVKTIEAAARFGRDEALALENQSFVPLAHTNEARALVGIFLNDQYVKGQAKKLTQNVETPKQAAVLGAGIMGGGIAYQSAWKGVPVLMKDINDKSLTLGISEASKLLNKQLERGKIDGLKLAGVIATIHPTLDYTGFDRVDVVVEAVVENPKVKKAVLAETEQKVRPDTVLASNTSTIPISELASVLQRPENFCGMHFFNPVHRMPLVEVIRGEKTSEQTLAKVVAWASKMGKTPIVVNDCPGFFVNRVLFPYFAAFGQLLRDGADFRRVDKVMEKQFGWPMGPAYLLDVVGIDTAHHAQAVMAAGFPERMQKDYRDAIDVLFDAGRFGQKNGQGFWRYKEDSKGKPKKEEDAAVDGLLAEVSQPKRDFSDEEIIARMMIPMVNEVVRCLEEGIIASPAEADMALVYGLGFPPFHGGAFRWLDTQGSASYLDRAQQFAALGPLYAVPDGLREKARHNEPYYPPVAPARPAGVLKSA, encoded by the coding sequence ATGCTCTACAAAGGCGATACCCTATACCTCGACTGGCTGGAAAACGGCATTGCTGAACTGGTGTTCGCGGCCCCCGGCTCTGTCAACAAGCTCGATACGGCGACGGTGGCGAGTCTCGGCCAGGCGCTGGACGTGCTGGAAAAAAGCCCCGACCTCACCGGGCTGCTGCTGCGCTCCGACAAAGCCGCCTTTATTGTCGGCGCGGACATTACCGAATTCCTCTCTCTGTTCCAGGTTCCCGAAGAGCAGCTTAGCCAGTGGCTGCACTTCGCTAACAGCGTCTTTAACCGCCTGGAAGATCTGCCTGTTCCCACAATCTCTGCCGTTAACGGCTATGCGCTGGGTGGCGGCTGTGAGTGTGTGCTCGCCACCGACTATCGTTTAGCGACGCCGGATCTGCGTATTGGCCTGCCGGAAACCAGGCTGGGGATTATGCCTGGCTTTGGCGGCTCGGTGCGCATGCCGCGCCTGCTGGGGGCTGACAGCGCACTGGAGATCATCGCTGCTGGCAAAGACGTAGGCGCTGAACAGGCGCTGAAAATCGGCCTCGTCGATGGCATCGTAGCGGCGGAAAAACTGCGCGATGGCGCGCTGGCCGTTCTGCGTCAGGCGATAGAGGGCGATCTGGACTGGCGCGCCAAACGCCAGCCGAAGCTGGAGCCGCTGAAACTCAGCAAGATTGAAGCCGCCATGAGCTTTACCATCGCCAAAGGCATGGTGATGCAGACCGCAGGCAAGCACTACCCCGCCCCGCTGACGGCGGTGAAAACCATTGAAGCGGCGGCCCGGTTTGGCCGTGATGAGGCGCTGGCGCTTGAGAACCAGAGCTTTGTCCCGCTGGCTCACACCAACGAGGCCCGCGCGCTGGTAGGCATCTTCCTGAACGATCAGTATGTCAAAGGTCAGGCCAAAAAGCTGACCCAAAACGTCGAGACCCCGAAGCAGGCCGCCGTGCTGGGCGCAGGCATTATGGGTGGCGGCATCGCTTACCAGTCGGCATGGAAAGGCGTGCCGGTGCTGATGAAAGATATCAACGACAAATCCCTGACGCTGGGTATCAGCGAGGCCAGCAAGCTGCTCAATAAGCAGCTTGAGCGCGGCAAGATTGACGGTTTGAAGCTGGCGGGCGTCATTGCCACTATCCATCCAACCCTCGACTATACCGGCTTTGATCGCGTCGACGTGGTGGTAGAAGCGGTCGTCGAAAATCCTAAAGTGAAAAAAGCGGTGCTGGCCGAGACCGAACAGAAGGTACGCCCGGATACGGTGCTGGCCTCAAACACCTCGACGATTCCTATCAGCGAGCTGGCCAGCGTTCTGCAACGCCCAGAGAACTTCTGCGGCATGCACTTCTTTAACCCGGTACACCGTATGCCGCTGGTAGAGGTGATCCGTGGCGAAAAAACCTCGGAACAGACCCTCGCCAAAGTGGTCGCCTGGGCGAGCAAAATGGGCAAAACGCCTATCGTCGTTAACGACTGCCCTGGCTTCTTCGTCAACCGCGTCCTGTTCCCCTACTTTGCCGCCTTCGGCCAGCTCCTGCGCGACGGCGCGGACTTCCGCCGCGTGGATAAGGTAATGGAAAAGCAGTTTGGCTGGCCAATGGGCCCGGCTTATCTGCTGGACGTGGTGGGCATCGATACGGCGCATCACGCCCAGGCGGTCATGGCCGCTGGCTTCCCGGAGCGGATGCAGAAAGATTACCGCGACGCCATTGACGTACTGTTCGACGCGGGCCGCTTTGGACAGAAAAACGGCCAGGGCTTCTGGCGTTATAAAGAGGACAGCAAAGGCAAGCCGAAGAAAGAGGAAGATGCTGCCGTTGACGGCCTGCTGGCAGAGGTTAGCCAGCCGAAGCGCGACTTCTCTGACGAGGAGATTATTGCCCGCATGATGATCCCGATGGTTAACGAAGTGGTGCGCTGTCTGGAAGAGGGCATTATCGCTAGCCCGGCTGAAGCCGATATGGCCCTGGTCTACGGCCTTGGCTTCCCACCGTTCCACGGCGGCGCATTCCGCTGGCTCGACACGCAGGGTAGCGCCAGCTATCTCGATCGAGCGCAGCAGTTCGCCGCCCTTGGCCCGCTCTACGCCGTGCCAGACGGCCTGCGTGAGAAAGCGCGCCATAACGAACCCTATTATCCTCCCGTTGCGCCAGCCCGCCCGGCAGGCGTTCTGAAATCGGCTTAA
- the fadA gene encoding acetyl-CoA C-acyltransferase FadA: protein MEQVVIVDAIRTPMGRSKGGAFRNVRAEDLSAHLMRSLLARNPALDAAALDDIYWGCVQQTLEQGFNIARNAALLAEIPHSVPAVTVNRLCGSSMQALHDAARMIMTGDAQACLVGGVEHMGHVPMSHGVDFHPGLSRNVAKAAGMMGLTAEMLARMHGISREMQDQFAARSHARAWAATQSGAFKNELVPTGGHDADGVPKMFNYDEVIRPETSVEGLSALRPAFDPANGTVTAGTSSALSDGAAAMLVMSESRARELGLTPRARIRSMAVVGCDPSIMGYGPVPASQLALKKAGLTVSDIDLFEMNEAFAAQILPCIKNLGLMEQIDEKINLNGGAIALGHPLGCSGARISTTLLNLMERKDAQFGLATMCIGLGQGIATVFERV, encoded by the coding sequence ATGGAACAGGTAGTCATTGTCGATGCAATTCGTACCCCGATGGGCCGTTCTAAGGGCGGCGCGTTCCGTAACGTACGCGCGGAAGATCTCTCCGCGCACCTGATGCGTAGCCTGCTGGCGCGCAACCCGGCCCTCGACGCCGCGGCGCTGGACGATATCTACTGGGGCTGCGTGCAGCAGACCCTGGAGCAGGGCTTTAACATCGCCCGTAACGCCGCCTTGCTGGCCGAGATCCCCCACTCCGTTCCGGCGGTGACCGTTAACCGTCTGTGCGGCTCGTCGATGCAGGCGCTGCACGATGCAGCACGCATGATCATGACCGGCGACGCGCAGGCGTGCCTGGTGGGCGGCGTTGAGCATATGGGCCACGTACCGATGAGCCACGGCGTTGATTTTCATCCCGGCCTCAGCCGTAACGTCGCTAAAGCGGCAGGCATGATGGGTTTAACCGCTGAGATGCTGGCACGCATGCACGGCATCAGTCGTGAGATGCAGGACCAGTTTGCCGCCCGCTCCCATGCCCGTGCATGGGCAGCCACCCAAAGTGGAGCGTTCAAAAATGAGCTTGTCCCCACCGGCGGTCACGACGCCGACGGCGTGCCGAAAATGTTTAACTACGACGAGGTGATCCGCCCGGAGACCAGCGTTGAAGGTCTCTCCGCGCTGCGGCCCGCGTTCGATCCGGCTAACGGCACGGTGACGGCAGGCACCTCCTCCGCGCTCTCTGACGGCGCGGCGGCGATGTTGGTGATGAGTGAAAGCCGCGCCCGCGAGCTGGGCCTGACGCCACGCGCCCGTATACGTTCAATGGCGGTCGTGGGTTGCGATCCCTCTATCATGGGCTACGGTCCGGTTCCGGCCTCGCAGCTGGCGTTAAAAAAAGCCGGTCTGACGGTGAGTGACATCGATCTGTTTGAGATGAACGAAGCCTTTGCGGCACAGATCCTGCCGTGCATTAAGAATTTGGGTCTGATGGAGCAGATTGACGAGAAGATCAACCTCAACGGCGGCGCGATCGCCCTGGGTCATCCGCTCGGCTGCTCCGGGGCGCGGATCAGCACTACCCTGCTGAACCTGATGGAGCGTAAAGACGCGCAGTTTGGCCTGGCGACAATGTGTATTGGGCTGGGTCAGGGGATTGCGACGGTGTTTGAGCGAGTTTAA
- a CDS encoding IMPACT family protein: MESWLIPAAPVTFVEEIKKSRFITLLAHTDGVEAAKAFVSAVRAEHPEARHHCVAWVAGPPDDSQQLGFSDDGEPAGTAGKPMLAQLMGSGVGEITAVVVRYYGGILLGTGGLVKAYGGGVQRALNQLTTLRKLPLTEYTLCCDYAQLAGVEALLGQFEGKIVTSDYQAVVQLRVALPRARLSEFSARLADFSRGSLQLSAIKE; encoded by the coding sequence ATGGAGAGCTGGCTGATACCGGCTGCGCCGGTGACCTTCGTTGAGGAGATCAAAAAGAGCCGCTTTATTACGCTGCTGGCCCACACCGACGGCGTAGAGGCGGCGAAAGCCTTCGTCAGCGCCGTGCGGGCGGAACACCCGGAGGCGCGGCACCACTGCGTCGCATGGGTGGCCGGACCGCCGGACGACTCGCAGCAGCTGGGCTTCTCCGACGATGGTGAACCGGCTGGCACGGCGGGCAAGCCAATGCTGGCCCAGCTGATGGGCAGCGGCGTCGGTGAGATCACCGCTGTAGTGGTGCGCTACTATGGCGGCATTCTGTTAGGCACCGGTGGGCTGGTCAAAGCCTATGGCGGCGGCGTACAGCGTGCGCTTAATCAGCTCACTACTCTCCGCAAATTACCGCTGACCGAATATACTTTGTGTTGTGATTATGCCCAGCTCGCTGGCGTAGAAGCGCTACTGGGTCAGTTTGAGGGGAAGATCGTCACCAGCGACTATCAGGCGGTCGTGCAGCTTCGGGTGGCGCTTCCCCGCGCCAGGCTGAGCGAGTTTTCCGCCCGGCTGGCAGATTTTAGTCGTGGTTCATTGCAATTATCAGCCATTAAAGAATAA
- the murB gene encoding UDP-N-acetylmuramate dehydrogenase yields MNHSLKPWNTFGIAHNANHIVLANNVQQLLNAWQNAVQIQQPVLILGEGSNVLFLNDFAGTVIVNRIMGIDITEKTDAWHLHVGAGENWHRLVQYTLSQGIAGLENLALIPGCVGSSPIQNIGAYGVELQRVCEYVDCVELATGHTQRLTAQECRFGYRDSIFKHEYQHSHAIVAVGIRLTKAWQPVLTYGDLARLDPATVTAQDVFDTVCNMRMSKLPDPKVNGNAGSFFKNPVVSAETSRQLLTHYPDAPHYPQADGTVKLAAGWLIDRCQLKGTAVGGAAVHRQQALVLINENQATSKDVVSLAHHVRQQVGEKFNVWLEPEVRFIGPTGEVNAVEIIA; encoded by the coding sequence ATGAATCACTCCCTTAAACCCTGGAATACCTTTGGCATTGCGCATAATGCGAACCACATCGTGCTTGCCAACAATGTGCAACAGCTCCTTAACGCCTGGCAGAATGCGGTGCAGATCCAACAGCCTGTATTAATTCTGGGCGAAGGGAGTAACGTTCTCTTCCTGAATGATTTTGCCGGAACGGTGATTGTTAACCGCATCATGGGTATCGATATCACTGAAAAAACCGATGCCTGGCATTTGCACGTTGGCGCAGGAGAAAACTGGCACCGACTGGTTCAATATACGCTGAGTCAAGGAATAGCTGGCCTGGAAAATCTGGCCCTGATCCCTGGCTGTGTAGGTTCATCACCCATTCAAAACATCGGCGCGTATGGCGTTGAGCTACAGCGCGTATGCGAGTATGTCGACTGCGTTGAGCTTGCGACTGGCCATACCCAGCGCCTTACCGCTCAAGAGTGCCGCTTTGGCTATCGGGACAGTATCTTTAAGCATGAGTATCAGCATAGTCATGCCATCGTCGCGGTAGGGATACGCCTGACGAAAGCGTGGCAGCCGGTGCTGACCTATGGCGATCTGGCGCGCCTCGATCCGGCTACTGTTACGGCACAGGACGTTTTTGATACCGTCTGCAATATGCGAATGAGCAAGCTTCCCGATCCGAAAGTAAACGGCAACGCAGGAAGCTTTTTTAAAAACCCCGTAGTGAGTGCGGAGACGTCGCGACAGCTGCTGACTCACTATCCTGATGCACCGCACTATCCGCAGGCCGACGGCACCGTCAAGCTGGCTGCCGGTTGGCTTATCGATCGTTGCCAGTTAAAAGGCACGGCAGTAGGGGGTGCAGCCGTACACCGCCAACAGGCGCTTGTACTTATCAATGAAAATCAGGCGACCAGCAAAGATGTGGTAAGTCTGGCTCATCATGTACGTCAGCAGGTAGGAGAAAAATTCAACGTCTGGCTGGAGCCAGAAGTGCGTTTTATTGGCCCAACGGGAGAGGTGAACGCTGTGGAGATCATCGCGTGA
- the trkH gene encoding Trk system potassium transporter TrkH produces MHFRAITRIVGLLVILFSGTMILPGLVALIYRDGAGRAFTQTFFVALAIGSLLWWPNRREKSELKSREGFLIVVLFWTVLGSVGALPFIFSERPNLTVTDAFFESFSGLTTTGATTLVGLDSLPHGILFYRQMLQWFGGMGIIVLAVAILPILGVGGMQLYRAEMPGPLKDNKMRPRIAETAKTLWLIYVLLTVACALALWFAGMPAFDAIGHSFATIAIGGFSTHDASVGFFDSPTINTIIAIFLLISGCNYGLHFSLLSGRNLKVYWRDPEFRMFIGVQLTLVVICTLVLWFHDVYNSAVTTLNQAFFQVVSMATTAGFTTDSIARWPLFLPVLLLCSAFIGGMAGSTGGGLKVIRILLLFKQGNRELKRLVHPNAVYSIKLGNRALPERILEAVWGFFSAYALVFIVSMLAIIATGVDDFSAFASVVATLNNLGPGLGVVADNFASMNPVAKWILIANMLFGRLEVFTLLVLFTPTFWRE; encoded by the coding sequence ATGCATTTTCGCGCCATTACCCGAATCGTTGGACTGCTGGTGATACTGTTTTCCGGAACGATGATCCTGCCTGGACTGGTTGCGCTGATTTATCGGGACGGCGCAGGGCGTGCATTCACCCAAACGTTCTTTGTGGCGCTGGCGATCGGCTCCCTGCTGTGGTGGCCTAACCGCCGGGAGAAGAGCGAACTGAAGTCGCGGGAAGGCTTCCTGATTGTCGTCCTGTTCTGGACGGTGCTGGGCAGCGTGGGGGCTTTGCCGTTTATCTTCTCTGAGCGTCCTAACCTGACGGTGACCGATGCCTTCTTTGAGTCCTTTTCTGGCCTGACGACCACCGGGGCGACTACGCTGGTAGGGCTGGACTCCTTGCCGCACGGTATTCTTTTCTATCGCCAGATGCTGCAATGGTTCGGCGGGATGGGGATCATCGTCCTGGCCGTGGCTATTCTTCCTATTCTTGGCGTTGGGGGAATGCAGCTTTACCGTGCGGAGATGCCCGGCCCGCTGAAGGATAATAAGATGCGCCCGCGTATTGCTGAGACGGCAAAAACGCTGTGGCTTATCTATGTTTTGCTGACCGTGGCCTGCGCGCTGGCGCTCTGGTTTGCGGGTATGCCCGCGTTTGACGCCATTGGACACAGCTTTGCTACCATCGCCATTGGTGGCTTCTCCACCCATGATGCCAGCGTAGGCTTTTTCGATAGCCCAACGATTAACACCATTATTGCTATCTTCCTGCTGATCTCCGGCTGTAACTATGGTCTGCACTTCTCCCTGCTGAGCGGGCGGAACCTGAAGGTCTACTGGCGCGATCCTGAGTTCAGGATGTTTATCGGCGTGCAGCTAACGCTGGTGGTGATCTGCACCCTGGTACTTTGGTTCCACGATGTCTACAACTCGGCGGTTACTACGCTAAACCAGGCGTTCTTCCAGGTGGTGTCGATGGCAACGACCGCTGGCTTTACTACCGACAGCATTGCGCGCTGGCCGCTGTTCCTGCCGGTGCTCCTGCTCTGCTCGGCGTTTATCGGCGGCATGGCGGGGTCAACCGGCGGGGGGCTGAAGGTCATTCGTATCCTGCTGCTGTTTAAGCAGGGTAACCGCGAGCTGAAAAGGCTGGTGCATCCTAACGCGGTGTACAGCATCAAGCTGGGGAACCGCGCGCTGCCGGAGCGTATCCTTGAGGCGGTGTGGGGCTTCTTCTCTGCCTATGCACTGGTCTTTATCGTCAGTATGCTGGCGATTATCGCCACGGGCGTAGATGACTTCTCCGCCTTTGCTTCCGTGGTGGCGACGCTGAACAACCTTGGGCCGGGTCTTGGGGTGGTGGCGGATAACTTTGCCAGCATGAATCCGGTGGCAAAGTGGATCCTCATCGCCAACATGCTTTTTGGTCGTCTTGAAGTCTTTACGTTGCTGGTACTCTTTACCCCAACGTTCTGGCGCGAATAA
- the pepQ gene encoding Xaa-Pro dipeptidase has translation MDSLAALYKDHIVTLQERARDVLARFKLDALLIHSGELFNIFLDDHPYPFKVNPQFKAWVPVTQVPNCWLLVDGVNKPKLWFYLPVDYWHNVEPLPTSFWTEEIEIIALPKADGIASQLPAARGNIAYIGPVTERALQLEIKAENINPKGVIDYLHYYRAYKTDYELACMREAQKTAVMGHRAAHEAFLSGMSEFDINVAYLTATGHRDTDVPYSNIVALNEHASVLHYTRLDHRAPAEMRSFLLDAGAEYNGYAADLTRTWAANGDNDFAQLIKDVNDEQLALIGTMKAGVSYIDYHLQFHQRIAKLLRRHQIVTDISEEAMVENNLTGPFMPHGIGHPLGLQVHDVAGFMQDDTGTHLAAPAKYPYLRCTRVIQPRMVLTIEPGIYFIDSLLSAWREGEFSKHFNWQKIEALKPFGGIRIEDNVVIHENGVENMTRDLKLA, from the coding sequence ATGGACTCACTGGCTGCGCTTTATAAAGATCATATCGTTACCCTACAGGAACGTGCCCGGGACGTACTGGCCCGCTTTAAGCTCGACGCATTGCTGATTCACTCCGGCGAGCTGTTCAACATCTTCCTTGATGACCATCCGTACCCCTTTAAGGTCAACCCGCAGTTTAAAGCCTGGGTACCTGTTACTCAGGTTCCCAACTGCTGGTTGCTGGTGGATGGTGTCAACAAGCCCAAGCTGTGGTTCTACCTGCCGGTAGATTACTGGCACAACGTCGAGCCGCTGCCGACCTCGTTCTGGACCGAAGAGATCGAGATTATTGCCCTGCCAAAAGCAGACGGTATCGCCAGCCAGCTGCCTGCGGCACGGGGCAATATCGCCTACATCGGCCCGGTGACAGAGCGCGCATTGCAGCTGGAGATCAAAGCCGAGAATATCAACCCGAAAGGGGTGATTGACTATCTGCACTACTATCGCGCCTATAAGACCGACTACGAGCTGGCCTGTATGCGAGAGGCGCAGAAGACGGCAGTGATGGGCCACCGTGCAGCGCACGAGGCGTTTCTCTCCGGCATGAGCGAGTTTGACATCAATGTGGCCTATCTGACCGCCACCGGCCACCGCGATACCGACGTACCCTACAGCAATATCGTGGCGCTCAACGAGCACGCTTCCGTGCTGCACTACACCAGGCTGGATCATCGCGCACCCGCTGAGATGCGCAGCTTCCTGCTGGACGCTGGCGCCGAGTATAACGGCTACGCCGCGGATCTGACCCGGACCTGGGCCGCCAATGGCGATAACGACTTTGCGCAGTTGATCAAAGATGTCAACGACGAGCAGCTGGCGCTAATCGGCACTATGAAAGCGGGGGTGAGCTATATCGACTATCACCTGCAGTTCCATCAGCGCATTGCGAAGCTGCTCCGTCGTCATCAGATTGTTACCGACATCAGCGAAGAAGCGATGGTAGAGAACAATCTCACCGGCCCCTTCATGCCGCACGGTATCGGCCATCCGCTGGGCCTTCAGGTGCATGACGTTGCTGGCTTTATGCAGGATGACACCGGTACGCATTTGGCCGCGCCGGCAAAATATCCTTACCTGCGCTGCACCCGCGTAATCCAGCCGCGCATGGTGCTGACCATTGAGCCGGGTATCTACTTCATCGACTCGCTGCTGAGCGCGTGGCGTGAAGGCGAGTTCAGCAAGCACTTCAACTGGCAGAAAATTGAAGCGCTGAAGCCGTTCGGCGGGATCCGTATCGAAGATAACGTGGTGATCCACGAGAACGGCGTGGAGAACATGACCCGAGATCTGAAGCTGGCCTGA